The Candidatus Goldiibacteriota bacterium genome has a segment encoding these proteins:
- a CDS encoding LysM peptidoglycan-binding domain-containing protein, producing the protein MPPPPADEFADSDVPPPAEEEESEDVPPPPSDEEYAEEEEEKAPEPVKVTSSKSGKLSKYRVSNGDSLWRISGKSKIYADSFKWPLIYKANKALIEDPDLIYPRQNFEINQNYSDDVIDDAVSKAKETPRYEPHTEPRKKLPIKY; encoded by the coding sequence ATGCCCCCTCCTCCTGCTGACGAATTTGCGGACAGCGATGTTCCGCCGCCGGCTGAAGAAGAAGAAAGCGAAGATGTACCTCCTCCTCCTTCTGATGAAGAATACGCGGAAGAAGAGGAAGAAAAAGCGCCTGAGCCTGTTAAGGTTACAAGCAGCAAATCGGGCAAACTTTCAAAATACAGGGTCAGCAACGGCGACAGCCTTTGGAGAATATCCGGCAAAAGCAAAATATACGCTGATTCTTTCAAGTGGCCCCTTATTTATAAAGCCAACAAGGCGTTAATTGAAGATCCGGATTTAATTTATCCAAGGCAGAACTTTGAAATCAACCAGAATTATTCTGATGATGTTATTGACGACGCGGTAAGCAAAGCAAAAGAAACACCGCGTTATGAACCGCACACAGAACCAAGGAAAAAACTTCCTATAAAGTATTAA
- a CDS encoding tetratricopeptide repeat protein, producing MKKLLLTCVFITAVCARIFAYASTEQDEYDFAYSLFLNNNFSIAENLLKNFIVNRPEAALAGSAYFVRAEAFYKKGEYSKALPAYMSIPQKYPQDVNKFRKELYYRVAECYFNLKDYTSAAKYAGIVLEEYPDSYIAKDACLLAAENLFLSGDYQGALSYLGRLEKYTDYKHFDYAYYMTGRVYYEQSLAADGAEKTRLAKESLRFFDRVKNEYPESEIINHSEFRRANTLYSLEQYKEAVKICDALLGKKVNDKKFNAMAEYFRAWNYFMLSEYGRAFSAFDAIIRNYPGDMLSIWSEYKKGLCYEAKNDGKAAVSQYEKVMKDYPDTLPAAYSEYALAYLNQKQGEYYGALNLYAGIINKYSIEELTRASYFMTAEIYTLMDRFAEAAQTYSVIENRYPEDANTAKFMRAWCDSNNGNRDSAEAVYNGILSDERAERGLKAKSTVKLGDIYFEKENPVEAARYYKKALNDFDDVAGIKAEARYGLGWIHYAADRFDSARPEFDGAAKEAGLTGDKELKARALFMSANSLYGAYEFDRAYGIYSSLMSSKDAPAEIKQEALFYAAFCRYRKEDFDSAALMWREYLNKTTDRVKKAEAYFRIGWAYFRKNDFDAAVKNFDEVIKNYGDTHLNQEALLKKGDSYYNKAEYSQAVVSYRELVEKYPEHYRVPEALYGIQWSYYQLGDTEKAVEVSRQFLEKYSGSSYAPEIMYRVAEHYYNSSKYETAVSEFAKFTAKYPSHELADNAWYFSGVSNYYLRNYQMAINDFRVIMTKFPESGFTDKALFRTANSYYKLHDYKSAAENYVLFISKYPNSENSCESHFNAAMSYKRIEDMDNAVKMYLAIIDGMPGCKLHERAHMNLAYLYQDTKKYEEAIKIFEKISAAKGKKAAEAQFWTGDIYQAQGKDSEAAAAFIKVYENFPRDEEWFVPALDAAGKIYEKQGDLKAAVSAYNKIVKSAKNVKYISVAKKRAELLEEQYKLLNPAPAVKPTVKPSGAVK from the coding sequence TTGAAAAAACTGTTATTAACCTGTGTGTTTATCACAGCTGTTTGCGCGCGGATATTTGCGTACGCATCCACGGAACAGGACGAGTATGATTTCGCGTACTCGCTTTTCCTTAATAATAATTTTTCTATCGCTGAAAACCTGCTTAAAAATTTTATTGTAAACCGCCCGGAAGCGGCTCTGGCGGGAAGCGCGTATTTTGTAAGGGCGGAAGCTTTTTACAAAAAAGGCGAATATTCCAAAGCCCTGCCGGCGTATATGAGCATCCCGCAGAAATATCCGCAGGATGTAAATAAGTTCCGCAAAGAACTGTATTACAGGGTGGCCGAGTGTTATTTTAACCTTAAAGATTATACGTCAGCGGCAAAATACGCCGGTATTGTGCTTGAAGAATACCCTGACAGCTATATCGCAAAGGATGCCTGCCTGCTTGCGGCGGAAAATCTGTTTTTATCCGGCGATTATCAGGGCGCGCTTTCTTATCTTGGCAGGCTTGAAAAATACACTGACTACAAACACTTTGATTACGCTTATTATATGACGGGCCGGGTGTACTATGAACAGTCGCTTGCGGCAGACGGGGCTGAAAAAACAAGGCTGGCAAAGGAATCTTTAAGGTTCTTTGACAGGGTTAAAAATGAATACCCTGAGAGTGAAATAATAAATCATTCGGAATTCAGGCGCGCCAATACGCTGTATTCGCTTGAGCAGTATAAAGAAGCGGTGAAAATATGTGATGCGCTGCTTGGCAAAAAAGTAAACGATAAAAAATTTAATGCCATGGCGGAATATTTCCGGGCGTGGAATTATTTCATGCTTTCCGAGTATGGCCGCGCGTTTTCGGCCTTTGATGCCATAATCAGAAATTATCCGGGCGATATGCTGTCCATCTGGTCGGAATATAAAAAAGGGCTGTGCTATGAAGCGAAAAATGACGGCAAAGCCGCTGTGTCGCAGTATGAAAAAGTAATGAAAGATTATCCCGACACATTGCCCGCCGCGTATTCGGAATATGCGCTGGCGTATCTTAATCAGAAGCAGGGCGAATATTACGGCGCTTTAAACCTTTACGCCGGAATTATAAACAAATACAGTATTGAAGAGCTGACAAGGGCTTCATATTTTATGACGGCAGAAATTTATACTCTTATGGACAGGTTTGCCGAAGCCGCGCAGACATATTCCGTTATTGAAAACAGGTATCCTGAAGACGCCAACACCGCAAAGTTTATGAGAGCGTGGTGTGATTCCAATAACGGAAACAGGGACAGCGCGGAGGCTGTATATAACGGGATATTGTCGGATGAAAGAGCGGAACGCGGCCTTAAAGCGAAAAGTACGGTAAAGCTTGGGGATATTTACTTTGAAAAAGAAAATCCCGTAGAAGCCGCGCGGTATTATAAGAAGGCGTTAAATGATTTTGACGATGTGGCCGGAATAAAAGCGGAAGCGCGTTACGGGCTGGGCTGGATACATTACGCCGCTGACAGGTTTGATTCCGCAAGGCCGGAATTTGACGGCGCGGCAAAAGAGGCGGGCCTTACAGGGGATAAAGAATTGAAAGCAAGGGCGCTTTTTATGAGCGCCAATTCGCTTTATGGCGCGTATGAATTTGACAGGGCGTACGGGATATATTCCTCCCTGATGTCTTCAAAAGACGCGCCCGCGGAAATAAAACAGGAAGCGCTGTTTTACGCGGCTTTCTGCAGGTACAGAAAGGAAGATTTTGACTCCGCTGCTTTGATGTGGCGCGAATATCTTAATAAGACAACTGACAGGGTAAAAAAAGCGGAAGCGTATTTCAGGATAGGGTGGGCGTATTTCAGGAAGAATGATTTTGACGCGGCGGTTAAAAATTTTGATGAAGTCATAAAAAATTACGGCGACACGCACCTTAACCAGGAAGCGCTGTTAAAAAAAGGCGACAGTTACTATAATAAGGCGGAATATTCGCAGGCGGTGGTTTCGTACAGGGAGCTTGTGGAAAAATATCCGGAACATTACAGGGTGCCCGAAGCGCTGTACGGAATACAGTGGTCTTATTACCAGCTTGGAGACACTGAAAAAGCGGTGGAAGTGTCGCGGCAGTTTCTGGAAAAATACAGCGGCAGTTCCTACGCGCCGGAAATAATGTACAGGGTGGCGGAGCATTATTACAACTCTTCAAAGTATGAAACCGCGGTATCGGAATTCGCGAAATTCACGGCCAAATACCCTTCACACGAACTTGCGGACAACGCGTGGTATTTCAGCGGCGTTTCAAATTATTACCTTAGAAACTACCAGATGGCCATTAATGATTTCAGGGTTATCATGACAAAGTTTCCGGAATCGGGATTTACAGATAAAGCGCTTTTCAGGACCGCGAATTCCTATTATAAGCTTCATGATTACAAAAGCGCCGCGGAAAATTACGTGCTTTTTATCAGCAAGTATCCCAATTCGGAAAACAGCTGCGAATCACACTTTAATGCCGCCATGTCGTATAAAAGGATAGAAGACATGGATAACGCGGTTAAAATGTACCTTGCCATAATTGACGGTATGCCGGGGTGCAAACTGCATGAAAGGGCGCACATGAACCTTGCGTACCTTTATCAGGACACAAAGAAGTACGAAGAGGCCATAAAAATATTTGAAAAAATTTCCGCCGCAAAAGGTAAAAAAGCCGCGGAAGCGCAGTTCTGGACAGGCGATATATATCAGGCGCAGGGAAAAGACAGCGAAGCGGCCGCGGCTTTTATTAAGGTTTATGAAAACTTTCCGCGGGACGAAGAATGGTTTGTACCCGCGCTTGACGCGGCGGGAAAAATATATGAAAAACAGGGGGATTTAAAAGCGGCTGTTTCGGCGTACAATAAAATTGTGAAATCCGCGAAAAACGTTAAATATATATCTGTGGCAAAAAAGAGAGCGGAACTTCTTGAAGAACAGTATAAACTTTTAAATCCGGCTCCTGCCGTAAAACCGACGGTAAAGCCTTCCGGGGCGGTAAAATGA
- a CDS encoding TonB-dependent receptor, whose product MKKLIMLMIIIIFNAVICFSAAEDTIEDVNEQPGQFKDGQYKAGADEPAPAVTKGQGFDFKAPEILIKGKIDTKITVKREMRALENLQDVKNVLYEKEKVGIPEYYLKDGAFGLHGVREKESDFAGRVKAYMGSMSTLFLDAMAGKNLGDNSAFTARLSHFNRDNEPVNDRKTWLSSSGLDLSFSAAHGSVNAYYTAGAGFNARLNPFPDNLFGSQLNRGSAFVAALYSGELNGYFYDAGFKYSHENISSVSGGGIYRENRGSVHIDAEKDFEIEQGRRVRAFASFKSRLSNIFSAGENYPSAFNMDLALKSVFNFDPVSLMLGIRLQDDALIINTMRVSPYLNINCPVFSVAEFYFIFDPKMNAPDYSAAQDYTYINRDFRIPSENISLKAGGTLNLFEVYTDIFFGMKSADDYGYYEESSEKGAFVLVNADIDYTYAGISVQTLKAGNFSFNAEYTYKHIIKASAKINNFAGNIFSVKAGFEKYGWLASVRARGESASYGKNGFKNPAFLGLDLSLSKKIADNIKVFGYANNLLNNSQYVLYYYKEPGINLGLGAEINF is encoded by the coding sequence ATGAAAAAACTTATTATGTTAATGATAATTATAATCTTTAACGCGGTTATATGTTTTTCGGCCGCCGAAGACACAATTGAAGACGTCAATGAACAGCCCGGGCAGTTTAAGGACGGGCAGTATAAAGCAGGGGCTGATGAACCCGCGCCTGCCGTGACAAAAGGGCAGGGTTTTGATTTTAAAGCGCCGGAGATTCTGATTAAAGGGAAAATAGATACAAAAATAACGGTGAAAAGGGAAATGAGGGCCCTTGAAAACCTTCAGGACGTTAAAAATGTCCTGTATGAAAAAGAAAAAGTGGGCATTCCGGAATATTACCTTAAAGACGGCGCTTTTGGACTGCACGGCGTACGTGAAAAAGAAAGTGATTTTGCCGGAAGGGTAAAGGCGTATATGGGGTCAATGAGTACGTTATTTCTTGACGCCATGGCAGGAAAAAATCTGGGGGATAATTCGGCATTTACGGCAAGGCTTTCTCATTTTAACAGGGATAATGAACCGGTAAATGACAGAAAGACATGGCTTAGCAGCAGCGGTTTGGACCTGTCGTTTTCAGCGGCGCACGGCAGCGTTAACGCTTATTATACGGCAGGGGCGGGTTTTAACGCCCGTCTTAATCCTTTCCCCGACAATCTTTTCGGCAGCCAGCTTAACCGCGGAAGCGCTTTTGTTGCCGCGCTGTATTCGGGCGAGCTTAACGGTTATTTTTATGACGCGGGATTTAAGTACAGCCATGAAAATATTTCTTCCGTAAGCGGCGGCGGAATATACCGGGAAAACAGAGGGTCTGTTCACATTGATGCCGAGAAAGACTTTGAAATAGAACAGGGGCGCAGGGTCAGGGCTTTTGCGTCCTTTAAATCAAGGCTGTCAAATATATTTTCCGCGGGCGAAAATTATCCAAGCGCGTTTAACATGGACCTTGCGTTAAAAAGCGTTTTTAATTTTGACCCCGTATCGCTTATGCTTGGCATAAGGCTTCAGGATGACGCTTTAATTATTAACACGATGAGGGTAAGCCCTTACCTTAATATTAACTGTCCGGTATTTTCAGTCGCGGAATTTTATTTTATATTTGACCCAAAAATGAACGCGCCGGATTATTCCGCGGCGCAGGATTATACATATATAAACCGTGATTTCAGAATTCCTTCGGAAAACATAAGTTTAAAAGCAGGCGGGACGCTTAATCTGTTTGAAGTTTATACGGATATCTTTTTTGGAATGAAAAGCGCTGATGATTACGGTTATTATGAAGAATCCTCCGAAAAAGGCGCTTTTGTTTTAGTTAACGCGGATATTGACTATACATACGCGGGAATAAGCGTGCAGACTTTAAAGGCGGGCAATTTCAGCTTTAACGCGGAATACACTTACAAACACATTATTAAGGCATCCGCGAAAATCAATAACTTTGCCGGCAATATTTTTTCTGTAAAAGCCGGTTTTGAAAAATACGGCTGGCTGGCTTCTGTCCGCGCCCGCGGAGAGTCCGCTTCTTACGGAAAAAACGGTTTTAAAAATCCGGCTTTCCTGGGGCTTGATTTATCGCTTTCCAAAAAAATAGCGGATAATATAAAGGTGTTTGGATACGCAAATAACCTGTTGAATAACTCTCAGTATGTATTGTAT